The Aerococcus christensenii genome segment ACAGTGGGTTGGGAGGAAGTTGGTAATTGGAATATCTGTCTCTTTGATAGCTCTAAAGAGGAATTCTAACTTGCCTTCATTTGGACCAACGTGACAATTTACAAGACCGGCTTTTCCTGAAAGTAAGCCTCCTGTACGAGCATCTGCAGCGGCATGAGCAAATTGTTCGAATGTAGGCGCTCCGTTTCGATGATCAGAGATAGCAATTTCACCAATGCCAATGACTTTATCGATGGCCATGAGATCTTGAATGATGGAGGAAGTAATGGTTTTAACAGGTAAACGATAATTTCCAACATAAATGTAAGTAGCTATCCCTTCGATATCTAAGGCACGAGCTTTGGCTAAAAGCGCCATATCGTCTCGGCACACGCCATCTGTTCCTAATAACCCACAGACAGTAGTAACACCGGCTGTTGTTAGTTGGCTGAGTTGAACTTCAGGGGTACGATTTTGATACCCGTTTTCTCCACCGCCTCCTAAAATATGGAAGTGACTGTCGATAAAGCCAGGACAGGCGATTTTTCCTTTGGCATCGATAATTTCTATGTCTAAAGCAGAGCAGTTTATATCGATTGAGGAATCGATCGCGAGAATACGTTGACTGTCGATTAAAAGATCACAGACTCCAGAATAAGCGGGACGATAGAGAGTCACATTTTTTAGTAATTTCATAGCATATTTCCTCCTAACTTAAGATAAAGTGAAGGGCTGCATTAATGGTAGCCGATCATGATGGCAATAACAATGAAAATGGTTCCTAATCCGAATAAGAAAGCTTGCATCTTCAGTTGGAATTTGGCCCAGTTTGACCAATCGATGCGTGCTGCAGCTAGGCAGCCGATTAAAGAAGCTGAAACAGGAGTAAAGGCATCCACAAATCCTGACCCGAGTTGGAAGGCCAAAACGGCCACTTGACGGGTAATCCCTAAGATATCTGCTAAAGGTGCCATGATAGGCATAGTTAGAGCAGCTTGACCGGAGTTTGAAGTCACGACTAAGTTAAATAAACTTTGGAAGATGTACATAAACCAAGCTCCGATAATACTTGGAAGACCTTGAAGGGCATTTCCTACGTGATAGAGAATAGTATTTAAAGTAGAGAAAGTTCCAGCATCAGATCCCCCTAAAACTAAGAGAATCCCCTTAGCCATCCCTACAACAACAGCGGTAGGGGCTAAGTCTGAGACGCCATCTCTAAAAGCATAAGCGAGATCGTTAAAGGTGAGTTGTTTGTTGCTGGTCAAGACACCTGTAAAACCTGCTGCAAGTCCCATAACGAAGAATTGAGAAGCAAGTTCAGGAATAGAATAGCCCTGACGCATAACACCCCAAACAATCCAAATTAATCCGAATAGCATTTCAATGAGGATAATTTTATGACCGAAAATAAAGTTCTTCTGGTGGTTGTCTTCATTGTTGAGGTTATTTCTAAAATAAGCATCAGATTCGTAACTTGGAGAAAGTTCAGGATTGGCATGGATTTTCTTTGCATAAACCATGGTAAAGGCACAAGATAAGGCGGTTAAAATGAACCACATGATAATTCTGAAACCAGCCCCAGAAAGAGCAGGAAGTCCAGAAATCCCTTGAGCAATGGCAATCGAGAAAGGACTCATCCAAGAACCCGCATTTCCAATTTGAGAAGCGGCGAAAGTGACGGTAACAGCAACGATAGAGTCATAACCAATAGCTACCATGAAAGGAGCAATGATCATAACGAAAGGAATTACTTGTTCAGACGCCCCGAAGGTTGCTCCGGCAAAGGAGAATAAGAAAAAGAGAAGCGGAATCGCTAATTTTTCCATACCTCTGGCACTATTAACAAAAGCATAAATTCCAGCGTCAATGGCGCCTGTACGCATGATCATCCCAAAAGAGCCACCGACGACTAAGAGGAGAGCAACAATCCCGATGGCTGAGCCATAGCGGTCACCGGTCACGATTCCTTCAAAAATATAATTTAAAACCCCGAAGCCGTGATGATCTTTGGTTCCCCAAAGGACAGCTGTTTTATGTTGCTTTTGGCTTGTATCATAGATACTATCCCCATAAAGTTTGTAAAGTTCACTCTCTTCCAATCCTGCTTTTTCAAGCTTTTCTAAATTAAGTTCTTCAGGAGAGTCGATTAACTTTTTCAAAAGAGGTTCTTTGACCTTTAGCTTGTTGAGTTGGTCGGGGTGTTTAATGAGTTCGTTTAAATCAGACCGTAAGACCTCTTGTTTTAATGGATGAGCATAGCGGAAAGAATTATCTTGTAAGACTATCCGTGATTTTTCTTGTCCATCCGGTGTTTGATACACTATTTTTTCTGTAGTATATTTTCCTGCTGGAATCATAATAGTAAGTAACCAAGCAACAAGAACGATACCAAAAATAATGACGTAAGTATGTGGGGTACGAAAAGCGGGTTGATTATTTGCTTTTTCTTGCGTTTGTGTAGAATCCAATAAAATAGCCTCCTTAGACTCAGTAAAAATAGTTAACGCATTTATTTTATCAGAAAAGGCGAGCTGTCAACAATTTTATTTAAAATTGTTTCTTAAAAAGAAGGTTTATTAAAAATAAAATATCTAGTCAGAGGGGGAAAATACAAAAAATGAAAATAAAAAACTATTGACTTTCATTTTTTGTCATTTATAATAGGATTAATTTAAAGATTCGATGAAGCAAAGAGTAGTTGGTGATTCTCCAGTTGAGCGAGGGACGTAGGATGGAAGGTCCTCTGGAGGCTATCGATGAACCGCATTGCGGAGATGACTGGTCGAAAGTTGAGATTAGTCCGCAGATGTCTGCGTTAACAAACAGAGTGTTATTAGGAAGCTAATGACAAATTAGAGTGGTACCGTGGAAAAAAAGTCCGCCTCTTCAGAGAGGCGGACTTTTTTTGTTTTGGATTTGTTTTATCGATTAAGAATTTATAAAGGAGGCTATAGCTATGGCTAAAAAGTGGAAATGGATGTTACGAATAAGTGTATTCATGAGTCTTATGTTAGGCTTAGTAGGTTTCAAGCAGGAAGTTTGGGCTGAAGTATCTCAAACAAGTCCGCAAGTGGCTGAAAATGATCGATTGTTAGAAGAAATTAAGGAACGTGGCGTTTTACGCTTTGGAACAGCGAGTGGCTATGCGCCTTTTGAATTTACGGTTTTAGAAAATGGGAAAAATAAAGTAGTGGGATCTGATATTTTTCTGGCCCAAGCTATTGCAGATGCGATTGGCGTTCGTTTAGAGATTGTGGATATGGAGTTTGGAAGTTTAATTCCAGCCATGGAAAGTGGATCGATTGATATTATTATTGCGGGAATGTCTTATACGCCTGAACGTGATAAAACGGTAGATTTTTCTCATTATTACAATCAAGATAATCAATTCTTTGTGATTAAGAAGAAAGATCAAGACAGAATTACAGGAGCGGATGCTTTTAAAGAAGGTGGAAAAATAGGCGTGAGCGATAATACCTTACAAGCCACTCTTGTGAGTGAAAAAATTCCCACAGCTAATAAAGTCACCATGAGAAAATCGGCGGATGCTATTTCTGCTCTACTTTCTGGTCAAGTAGAAGCCGTGTTACTGGATGAATCAGTGGCTAAGGCTTTTGCAGCAGAACATGAGGATTTATTAGCGATTCCTTCTGGTTTAGATGTTTCTGCTGATGGAAAATCTGTAGCTGTTCCCAATAATCAACCTCAATTGTTAGCGGTGGTGAATGATACAGTTGATCGCTTAGTAGAAAATGGTAAGATGGATGAATTTTTAGAGCAGTCTTATACTCTCATTAGAGAAAATCAAAAAGATTCCTGGCTTAAGTATTGGCCTTATTTCTGGGATGGCATTAAAGTAACTGTGATTATTGCTACTTTTGCTGTGGCTGTAGGGGTAGTCCTCGGTTTCTTCTTAGCCCTTATGCGGCTATCTGATATTAAAATTCTACAAGTCGTGGCTGCTTCTTATGTGGAATTTGTTCGGGGCACGCCGATGATGGTGCAAGTCCTCTTTATCTTTTTGAGTCTTGGAGCTACCTTTAGTCTTTCTTCATTGTGGTCAGGAATGATTGCTGTGGCTTTGAATTCTGGAGCCTATGTTTGCGAGATCTTCCGTGGAGGTATTAAAGCAGTGGATAAAGGGCAAATGGAAGCTGCACGGTCCCTAGGATTATCTTATTGGACGACGATGCGCAAGGTTATTTTTCCGCAGTCTTTACGGTCAATATGGCCGTCCTTAGGAAATGAATTTATTACTTTGTTGAAAGATTCTTCTATTGTTTCTACGATAGGAGTAGCGGAATTAACCTTCCAAACTCGGGCGGTAACCTCTCTTACCTATAAAGGGATTGTGCCTTTGGTAATTGCGATGTTGTGTTACTTTATAATGACCTTCCTCTTATCCAGAGGACTTTCGTGGTATGAAAAGAAAATCGAGAAAAAATTTGCTTAGAATATAGGAATGGTTGCGTAGAAAAAGGAGTGAAAGTAATGGCGATTTGGTCAAATAAATTTCATCAGGCAATGAATACGTCAGCGTATGACTTTAATCAATCCATTCAGGTCGATGCAAGATTATTGGATGCCGATTTACGAGGAAGTATTGGACACGCCAAGATGTTAGGAAATCAGGAAGTACTTACCCCAATCGAGGCAGATCAACTCTGCCAAACCTTGCAAGTAATGCGTGAAGAATATGCAGCAGGTAAGTTGGTCATCGATTATAGTTGTGAAGATATCCATAGTTTTATTGAAGAAGAATTAACCAAACGACTGGGTGCGATCGGCAAAAAAATTCATACCGGAAGAAGTCGGAATGATCAAGTAGCGACTGCTATGAAAATTTATGCGAAAGACGCTGCTCAATCTCTTCAAGAAGGCTTAAAAAAAGCAGTGCTGACTTTCTGTGATCAGGCGGAGATTTACAAAGAAACGATTATGCCAGGCTATACCCATCTTCAAAGAGCTCAACCGATTACCTATGGGCATTATTTGATGGCTTATGTCGAAATGTTTCGTCGGGATTATGGTCGGTTAGGAGATGTGATTAAACGGATTGATCAAACCCTTCCTTTGGGAGCAGGGGCCCTTGCAACTACCACTTTCCCTTTAGATCGTTTTCAAACAGCTGAATTTCTTGGCTTTGAGTCGCCATCCTTAAACAGTTTAGATGCTGTGGCTGATAGAGATTATAGTTTAGAGTTTTTAAGTGCTTTAGCAGTTATGGCTATGCATCTCAGTCGATATGCAGAAGAAACCATTTTATGGGCAAGTCAGGAGTTTCATTTTGTTCATATAGAAGATACTTTTTCAACTGGGTCTTCGATCATGCCTCAGAAGAAGAATGCAGATATTCATGAATTGATGCGTGGGAAAACGGGACGTGTGTATGGCGATTTGATGGCTGTTTTAACCTTGATGAAAGGATTGCCTCTGACTTATAATAAGGACTTGCAAGAGGAAAAAGAACGCTTTTTTGATGCGATTGATACCATGACGATGATGGTCAGTCTTTTACCTGAGATGCTAAAAGCGACGCAACCAAATACAGAAGCGATGTATAAGGCTGCTGGCAAAGGCTTCTTGAATGCGACAGATTGTGCAGATTACTTGACAGCTAAGGGTATTCCATTTAGAGAAGCCTATCAAACGACAGGGGATCTCTTACAGTATTGTCAAAGTCATCAAAAGACTTTAGAAACTTTGACCTTGGAGGAATATCAACAGTTTGATCCGCATTTTGATGAAGGAATCTATCAAGCCATTGATTTGAAGACGTGTGTTTATAAGCGCCAAGTTCTTGGAGGACCCGCCCCACAATGTGTTGCCGATCATATTCAAAGAGTTCGTGCATTTTTCTTAGATGATAAAAAAGTAAATTAGAGAGAGGGAAGATAGATGTCAGTGATGAAAAGATTAACAGTAGGGTTAATCACACTTTTTATGATGCTTAGTATTTTGTTAGCAGGGGTGAAACCTGTTGTTCATGCAGAGGAAACCCAAGCAGGAGAAGGAAGTAATCTCCTAGAGCAAGTGAAGGCTCGCGGAGAAATTCGAATTGGTGTGAGTCCAGACTATCCTCCATTTGAATTTATTGCTATGAAAAATGGTAAACAAACGGTGAGTGGTGTCGATATTTCCTTAGGGAATAAGATCGCAAAAGACTTGGGCGTAAAGGCTACTTTTGTGACGATGGAATTTTCGAGCTTACTCTCTTCTTTGGAAGCAGGAAATATTGATGCTATTATTTCTGGGATGGCACGTACCGAAGAAAGAGCAAAATCTGTGGACTTTTCTACAGGTTATCAAGAAGACGAACAAGCGATTATTATTCGGAAAAGTGATGCAGATAAAATTAAAGATAAAAACTCCTTTACGCCAGACATGACGGTTGGTTACCAACAAGGAGCCCTTCAAGAAACCTTGGCCAAAGAACAAATGGCTAATGTTAAGCAGCACACCATGCAACAAATTCCAGATTTGATCAGTGCTCTTCAAACCAAACAAATTGACGGAGTTTTGGTGGACTCTTCTGTTGGAGGATCCCATGTTAAAGCTCACCCAGAAAGTTTAGAGATGGTTATCGGAAAATTTAAGATGACGGACGATAACGCGAAGTACGTGGCTATTCCTAAGAATCAACCCGCCCTTCAAGCAGCGATTAATCAATCCATTGCAGAAGTGAAGGAGCAAGGATTGATTGATCAATGGATGGATGAAGCCTATGATCTCTTAATTAAAAAGGATGAAGGAGAAAAGAAGATTAATTGGTTGGATTACACCCCTTATTATTGGAATGGGGTGAAAATGACCTTACTCATTTCCTTTGTGTCGGTTGTGTGTGGTTTAGTTTTAGGGTCTATTTTAGCCGTGATGCGATTAACAGATAATATTGTATTGTCTGGACTTGCTATGGCTTATGTTGAATTTGTGAGAGGGACACCGTTAATGATTCAAGTCCTCTTTATGTTTTTAGGGATTGGCGGTTTGTTCAATGTTTCGCCGCTAGTGGCAGGAATGATTGCTGTGTCTTTAAACTCCGGTGCTTATGTTTGTGAAGTCATTCGTGGAGGCCTTCAAGCGGTTGATAAAGGACAGAGCGAAGCTGCACGGTCTCTTGGACTCAGTCGACTTAAGACTTTGCGCTTAGTTATTTTCCCTCAATCTCTACGTTCGATTTGGCCTGCTTTAGGGAATGAATTTGTAACCTTGATTAAGGAATCTTCCATTGTTTCGACGATCGGAATTGCTGAATTAACTTTCCAAACACGTGCAGTGACCAGCATTACTTATCAAGGAATTATTCCTTTGGTAATTTCTATGGTAATTTATTTCATTTTGACCTTCTCTTTAACCAGAGGATTAAACGCATTCGAAAAACGGTTAAATGCGAAGTATGCCTAAAAGTAAGGGTAAAGCTATTTTTTAGAACAAGATACATTCAAAAACATTTAGCGCAGGAGTTTTAATAACTTCTGTGCTTTTTATATCGATTTTAATTTCGAAAAAGAAAAGACCGCTTGCAAAAGAAAAATTCTTTGCGAGCGGTCAATAATTAATCAAAGCATCATTTATCTTTTTATTTAATTTAAGGCCTAATGCAAGAATAGAAAGAGCGAAGGAGGGAAATGAAGTTTGAAATCTGGTTTTAGGGAGCTTGATCTCGTGATAGGAAAGAAGAGCCGTGTATTATTACTCTAGTTGAACGGAAAACGCGAAAACTTCTCACCCAGAAGACTTGGAAGTGGGATGCCGCTTCAATTGTAAAGTCCGTAAAAAAGATGATTCTCAAAGAGGAGCAAGAGTATTTAAAAACCTTAACGACCGATAACGGAAGTGAATTTTCTAATCTGTCACAACTTGAAAACGGACTAAAAGATATAAAGGTCTTTTTCACTCACGCTTATTCTGCCTGGGAAAAAGGAACTAACGAAAGGCATAATCGCATGTTAAGAGAATTCTTGCCTAAAGGGACCAGCTTTAAAAATTTGACATACCAAGAGTTGGCGCACTACACGAATACTATAAACAATCGCTTCAGAAAGATCTTAGATTATCAAACGCCCAATGACTGTTACATCATGGAAGTTGCGAAACTTCAGGATACCCTTAGAGAAGTAGGTTAAAGTGCTTAACAAAGTTTAGAGATTCAGAGAGATTCAGAGAGATTCAGGGTGGGCCAGTCAAGGTCCGCTACGCATTCCCCCTTGAATCTCTAAATAGTAATCAAGCGCTCTAAGCTTGAGAAAATGGGCCAAGAAATGATATAATTTTAATGTACCTGTTGAAATGGAGAGTTTTGTGACCAGTGTTGGCAAAATTTGTCATAGAATTCGTCTATTTATTTGTTTAAAAAATTCATTACAGATTAGAGAAAATTAAGGAGATTGTTATGAAAAAATTTAACCCTTCAAGGCATACACCATCAAAAGGTTCTAGGAAGCGTTCTTCACACAAGGTGTACACGCTTCCGTTAGCAACAATGGCTGCTTCACTGACCGCAGCAACCTACTTAGGCGGCCAGCCTGTCAAGGCTGTTCAAGCGACCACAATTTCTACACCAACATACACTGAAACAGCTAAAGAACTTACGAATAGCACAAGCACTGCAACAGCTAAAGGACTTACGAATAGCACAAGCACTGCAACAGCTAAAGGACTTACGAATAGCACAAGCACTGCACCAGCTAATAAGCCTACGAATGGCACGGCTACTAAGTATCAAGATCGTGAAGCTGATGTGGTTGTTAACAATCCAGAATGGCTCAAAACTCCTAGTATTCTTGAGTTCCAGCGTTATCGTGCTACTAATGATGAAAATAAAGATAAAAAGACAATGAATTCCGACGATTATGGTAGCGATGAGCACAATACTCTGATTAAAAAAACGGATATGTATGCACATATCGAAACAATAGATGGTGCTAAATATCTTGTATTCGACGTGTTCTTCAACAATGATGCTCAGTCGATGATAAAGCTTTCAAACAGGCAGTGGTATATATGGCAAGTACCGTACCAAATTGCTAAGTTAAAGTCCGATGGTTTGTTCGAAAACGACACAATTCGCGACTTACGTTTTGACGCTTACAAACTTAAAGATGCATCACAAAATGACAAATTAAAACGCAAGATGAACTTTACTCTTTCGCGCGATTTTGCCAAGTTTGAAAAAGTAGACAATCAGTCAACAACTATAAACTTCCCATATGATAGTGAAAAAAGTTTCGGCGGCAATAGTAATAAGTCCTCAAGTTTCCATTATAGTTTAGGACCGAATCAGACAAAATATGAAAGAGATATGAAAGATCTATTCCGTGAGAATCACAATGATTACGCTCTTGGTAAAGCAACTTGGCTAGATTACCCATATAATGGTAAGAATTATGGAATAGGTATTCAAACTTCAGAAGTAAATCTTGCATTCCATATGCATGCCGCAGTAAAGCTTAACGATACAGCAATTAACGAAAACGCTAAGACGTATGATGAAAAGTACGCTAATATACATAATGCTTGGACTTGGGCAGATTCTGCATCATATGCACGCACAACAAGCTCGTCCTACGTGTGGATTTCTGGACGAGATCCAGAATCTGACCAAGATAAAAACTTAAAGCGCCACAAGGATGACAGCACAGCGCCAAAAATTTATCACAAAGACACTGAAATAACCGACGACAAACAGACCATTCAACTTCATACAGGCGATAAACTAAGCTTCACTACCAGCGATAACAAGGGTTATATTGAGAAGTTTAGCATTTCTGGTTTAACAAAAGATCCTACAATCACGCATGGTGCTGGAAGCGAAGACAAACCGCTTTTATCAGATAGCATCACTGTTACTAAAGAAATGAACGGCAAGAGAGTAACTATTACTTCCGAGGATGGCTCTGGCAACGTTACCACACGCAAAGTTAAAGTCAAAGTTACTACACTTGCTAAAGAACATCCTCTTAGCGGTAAAACCATTGATATTACCGTTGGTGATAAATTACCGGAATTGACAGAACTTGTTGAGATTAAAGACGGAGACAAGCTTAAAGATAATAAGCCAACCTTAGTGTGGAACGGCACTCCTCCAAAAACTGATACAGTTGGCGTATTTACCCATGGTATTAAGGGAACATACTCCGATAATTCCACGAGTATAACAAAACCAGAGACAGGGGTAATCATCAGAGTTAAACCAAAGAAGCCAGTTATCGACACTGTTCTGACTAATCTTGCTGGAAAGAAAGGGCAGAAAGTAACAGTATCTGTTGGAAATGGTATTCCTACTGACGCTAAAGTTACTACAACAGTTAAACTGTTTGATAAAAATAACAACGAAATCGGCTCTACTACAACGATTAACAATGGTAAAGCGGAGATTACTGTTAAGGATGGAATTCCTGAAGGCGACGTGTATGCAACAACGACTGTCACGAAGCCTGAAGAAAAGACTCTTAAAACAACAATTCCAGGATTTGACCTAACTTCAGAAAACAGTGATAAAAAACAAGCTACTGCGCCTAAGGATAATGAAAAACCAACAATTATTGCTACTTCATCGCCTGTAACAGTTGGGCAAGATCTGAAGATTCACATTATCGCTAAAGATGATGTGAAGGTTAAAGAAGTCGACACGTTACAGGCGCTAATGAAAGCCAATCTGCTTCAACAAGCTGATATCCTTAGTGGTCGTGCAAGTGTTTCAAAAACCACTGACACTGATCAGGAACAAGTGTTGGATCTCACTGTTACGAAGATGCAGCCGAAGGAAGTCGGTACACATACTCTAACTCTCACGGTAACCGACTCGGCAGGAAAAACCGGCACCGTAACTCTAACCATAACCGTGAAGCCAGCTGCTCCAACCATCACTACCCCAGCAAACGGAGACGGTCAAGGCTCAGCCACGATCACTCCAGCAACGGATACTGATAGTCTGGAAATCACGTATACGCCAGAAGGCAAAGACAAAGAGAAGACCATCACTGTCAAGAAAGGCGCTGACAACAAGTGGAAGAAGGGTGACGACACTCCAGCAGGCATAATCGTTGATGAAGCCACTGGTAAAGTCACTATTCCAGCAGACAAAGTCAAAGACGATAGTGATGTAAAAGCTAAAGATAAGAAGGGTGACAAAGCTTCCAGCGAAGCCACTGGTAAAGCCAAAAAGAACCCAACTACTCCAGCAACTACACCAGATGCTCCAAAAGTCGAGCCTCAAGATAATGGTTCTGTTGAGGTAACACCAGCAAAGGATACTGATAGTCTGGAAATCACTTATACGCCAGAAGATGGAACCAAAGAGAAGACCTTCACTGTCGAGAAAGACAATGATGGAAACTGGACTGGTAAAGACATTCCAGAAGGCGTAACCGTTGATAAAGCCACTGGTAAAGTCACTATTCCAGCAAACAAAGTCAAAGACGGTAGTGATGTAAAAGCTAAAGATAAGAAGGGGAACAACACTTCCGACGAAGCCACTGGTAAAGCCGGAAACAACGACGGAAATTCTGGTTCTGGAACAGGTTCTGATTCCGGTTCTGGTTCTGATACTGGAAACAGCGAATCTGGAAACAGCAATGGTTCTGGATCTGATTCGGGTAACGACTCCACGTCTAACAATGGTGGTCCAGCTAGCGGATCTACTACTGGTGGTAGCAGCTCTACAGATTCCGGCGCTCAGAATAGCACCAACGAATCAAGTAGCGCTGATAATGCTAACAACGCTGGTAACGCTGAAACCGCTAATGCCGGCAACAGCAACGCTGGTAACGCATCCACTGATGCTTCAGGTTCCAACGCATCTACTAAGTCCGGCAACAAGGTCCCTGCAAAGCATTCGTCCCAATTAGTAAAGACTGGTGCTAAAGGGGAACGAGTAGGATTGATCGGCACAATGATTGGTGCACTGGGAGCTGCAGTAGCATTCTTCTCTCGCAAGAAGAATCGCGAGTAAAAAGTTCACCTACAAAATTAAACAAAAGTAAACTAATAATTGAAAATAATTAGAAAAAGGAGCTGAGCCACAAACCCAGCTCCTTTTCTATATCACTGCTCACTTACACATGCAAACTCTTGTATTGTGATTCAAAACACATCTTATTTAAGAAGCATCACCTTTGAATATATTCAAATAAACGATAATAAAATCAATAAAAACAATTTTTGACAGAACTGCAATATAA includes the following:
- the iadA gene encoding beta-aspartyl-peptidase, producing the protein MKLLKNVTLYRPAYSGVCDLLIDSQRILAIDSSIDINCSALDIEIIDAKGKIACPGFIDSHFHILGGGGENGYQNRTPEVQLSQLTTAGVTTVCGLLGTDGVCRDDMALLAKARALDIEGIATYIYVGNYRLPVKTITSSIIQDLMAIDKVIGIGEIAISDHRNGAPTFEQFAHAAADARTGGLLSGKAGLVNCHVGPNEGKLEFLFRAIKETDIPITNFLPTHCGRSQGLVDQAIAFAKQGGTFDITASEDPEMAEKLTGEIPFRRILRQVLDEGLTTECVTLSSDGQGSLPRFDESGKFLGIGIGSAKSLLIGLQEAVLKEGIPLEQVLPTLTSNVARILNFPHKGALEIGKDADILLLDPTDLSIDTVIARGQTMVQNGEVKVYGTFERA
- the yfcC gene encoding putative basic amino acid antiporter YfcC, which gives rise to MDSTQTQEKANNQPAFRTPHTYVIIFGIVLVAWLLTIMIPAGKYTTEKIVYQTPDGQEKSRIVLQDNSFRYAHPLKQEVLRSDLNELIKHPDQLNKLKVKEPLLKKLIDSPEELNLEKLEKAGLEESELYKLYGDSIYDTSQKQHKTAVLWGTKDHHGFGVLNYIFEGIVTGDRYGSAIGIVALLLVVGGSFGMIMRTGAIDAGIYAFVNSARGMEKLAIPLLFFLFSFAGATFGASEQVIPFVMIIAPFMVAIGYDSIVAVTVTFAASQIGNAGSWMSPFSIAIAQGISGLPALSGAGFRIIMWFILTALSCAFTMVYAKKIHANPELSPSYESDAYFRNNLNNEDNHQKNFIFGHKIILIEMLFGLIWIVWGVMRQGYSIPELASQFFVMGLAAGFTGVLTSNKQLTFNDLAYAFRDGVSDLAPTAVVVGMAKGILLVLGGSDAGTFSTLNTILYHVGNALQGLPSIIGAWFMYIFQSLFNLVVTSNSGQAALTMPIMAPLADILGITRQVAVLAFQLGSGFVDAFTPVSASLIGCLAAARIDWSNWAKFQLKMQAFLFGLGTIFIVIAIMIGYH
- a CDS encoding ABC transporter substrate-binding protein/permease codes for the protein MAKKWKWMLRISVFMSLMLGLVGFKQEVWAEVSQTSPQVAENDRLLEEIKERGVLRFGTASGYAPFEFTVLENGKNKVVGSDIFLAQAIADAIGVRLEIVDMEFGSLIPAMESGSIDIIIAGMSYTPERDKTVDFSHYYNQDNQFFVIKKKDQDRITGADAFKEGGKIGVSDNTLQATLVSEKIPTANKVTMRKSADAISALLSGQVEAVLLDESVAKAFAAEHEDLLAIPSGLDVSADGKSVAVPNNQPQLLAVVNDTVDRLVENGKMDEFLEQSYTLIRENQKDSWLKYWPYFWDGIKVTVIIATFAVAVGVVLGFFLALMRLSDIKILQVVAASYVEFVRGTPMMVQVLFIFLSLGATFSLSSLWSGMIAVALNSGAYVCEIFRGGIKAVDKGQMEAARSLGLSYWTTMRKVIFPQSLRSIWPSLGNEFITLLKDSSIVSTIGVAELTFQTRAVTSLTYKGIVPLVIAMLCYFIMTFLLSRGLSWYEKKIEKKFA
- the argH gene encoding argininosuccinate lyase; translated protein: MAIWSNKFHQAMNTSAYDFNQSIQVDARLLDADLRGSIGHAKMLGNQEVLTPIEADQLCQTLQVMREEYAAGKLVIDYSCEDIHSFIEEELTKRLGAIGKKIHTGRSRNDQVATAMKIYAKDAAQSLQEGLKKAVLTFCDQAEIYKETIMPGYTHLQRAQPITYGHYLMAYVEMFRRDYGRLGDVIKRIDQTLPLGAGALATTTFPLDRFQTAEFLGFESPSLNSLDAVADRDYSLEFLSALAVMAMHLSRYAEETILWASQEFHFVHIEDTFSTGSSIMPQKKNADIHELMRGKTGRVYGDLMAVLTLMKGLPLTYNKDLQEEKERFFDAIDTMTMMVSLLPEMLKATQPNTEAMYKAAGKGFLNATDCADYLTAKGIPFREAYQTTGDLLQYCQSHQKTLETLTLEEYQQFDPHFDEGIYQAIDLKTCVYKRQVLGGPAPQCVADHIQRVRAFFLDDKKVN
- a CDS encoding ABC transporter substrate-binding protein/permease; the protein is MSVMKRLTVGLITLFMMLSILLAGVKPVVHAEETQAGEGSNLLEQVKARGEIRIGVSPDYPPFEFIAMKNGKQTVSGVDISLGNKIAKDLGVKATFVTMEFSSLLSSLEAGNIDAIISGMARTEERAKSVDFSTGYQEDEQAIIIRKSDADKIKDKNSFTPDMTVGYQQGALQETLAKEQMANVKQHTMQQIPDLISALQTKQIDGVLVDSSVGGSHVKAHPESLEMVIGKFKMTDDNAKYVAIPKNQPALQAAINQSIAEVKEQGLIDQWMDEAYDLLIKKDEGEKKINWLDYTPYYWNGVKMTLLISFVSVVCGLVLGSILAVMRLTDNIVLSGLAMAYVEFVRGTPLMIQVLFMFLGIGGLFNVSPLVAGMIAVSLNSGAYVCEVIRGGLQAVDKGQSEAARSLGLSRLKTLRLVIFPQSLRSIWPALGNEFVTLIKESSIVSTIGIAELTFQTRAVTSITYQGIIPLVISMVIYFILTFSLTRGLNAFEKRLNAKYA